One window of the Archangium primigenium genome contains the following:
- a CDS encoding glycosyltransferase family 2 protein, with amino-acid sequence MAPFLSIVIPVYNEASILPSAAAELTQGLDARGWDYEVIFAENGSRDATRDILEELCARHPRLSWFHSERPNYGVALKAGIQRARGTYVFCDEIDLCDLSFYDAALPLLEKQGVDMVVGSKAAKGARDQRPLVRRLATRVHNGLLRVVLDFQGTDTHGLKAFRREALLPVVGQCVVDMDVFASEFVIRAWRQGLRVVEIPIVLHEKRQPSIHLFKRVPNVLKNVGKLVYVIRIRGT; translated from the coding sequence ATGGCCCCGTTCCTGTCCATCGTCATCCCCGTCTACAACGAGGCGTCCATCCTCCCCTCCGCCGCGGCGGAGCTCACCCAGGGATTGGACGCGCGGGGCTGGGACTACGAGGTCATCTTCGCGGAGAACGGCTCGCGCGACGCCACGCGGGACATCCTCGAGGAGCTGTGCGCGCGCCACCCGCGCTTGAGCTGGTTCCACTCGGAGCGGCCCAACTACGGCGTGGCGCTCAAGGCGGGCATCCAGCGCGCCCGCGGCACCTACGTCTTCTGCGACGAGATCGACCTGTGTGACCTGAGCTTCTACGACGCGGCGCTGCCGCTCCTGGAGAAGCAGGGCGTGGACATGGTGGTGGGGTCCAAGGCGGCCAAGGGCGCACGGGATCAGCGGCCCCTGGTGCGGCGCCTGGCCACGCGGGTGCACAACGGGCTGCTGCGGGTGGTGCTGGACTTCCAGGGCACGGACACCCACGGCCTCAAGGCCTTCCGGCGCGAGGCGCTGCTGCCCGTGGTGGGCCAGTGCGTGGTGGACATGGACGTGTTCGCCAGCGAGTTCGTCATCCGCGCCTGGCGCCAGGGCCTGCGCGTGGTGGAGATTCCCATCGTCCTCCACGAGAAGCGCCAGCCCTCCATCCACCTCTTCAAGCGCGTGCCCAACGTGCTCAAGAACGTGGGCAAGCTCGTGTACGTCATCCGCATCCGCGGCACGTGA
- a CDS encoding polysaccharide deacetylase family protein, whose translation MARRLASISVDLDSLPHYCRIQGLPESLLDARARGLVYTTAVPRLRALFAEVGVPATFFAIGEDVEADAGAARALGEAHAAGVEVASHSFSHDYALTRLPCARMDEDLARADAVLEAATGARPVGFRAPGYTLNAALYSVCVQRGYRYGSSTFPAVPYYAAKAAVMGALALSGRPSRAVLDSPRVLLAPTEPYRPDPSQPYVRGDGPVVELPLTLVPGLRLPFIGTFVTTLPWAAVHAAYRACRGTPFFNLELHAVDVLDADDGIPAALVRQQRDLRVPVATKLERLRALFSWLRRDFDVVTLRDAASRLPIPP comes from the coding sequence ATGGCACGGCGGCTCGCCTCCATCTCCGTCGACCTGGACTCGCTGCCGCACTACTGCCGCATCCAGGGCCTGCCCGAGTCGCTCCTGGACGCGCGGGCGCGGGGGCTCGTCTACACCACGGCGGTGCCCCGCCTGCGCGCGCTGTTCGCCGAGGTGGGCGTGCCGGCGACCTTCTTCGCCATCGGAGAGGACGTGGAAGCGGACGCCGGGGCGGCCCGGGCCCTGGGTGAGGCGCACGCCGCGGGCGTGGAGGTGGCCAGCCACAGCTTCTCGCACGACTACGCGCTCACGCGCCTGCCCTGCGCGCGCATGGACGAGGACCTGGCGCGGGCGGACGCGGTGCTGGAAGCGGCCACGGGCGCGCGGCCGGTGGGCTTTCGCGCGCCGGGCTACACGCTCAACGCCGCCCTGTACTCGGTCTGCGTGCAGCGCGGCTACCGCTACGGCTCCTCGACGTTTCCCGCCGTGCCCTACTACGCGGCGAAGGCGGCGGTGATGGGGGCCCTGGCCTTGTCCGGACGGCCCTCGCGCGCCGTGCTGGACTCCCCCCGCGTGCTGCTCGCGCCGACGGAGCCCTACCGGCCGGACCCCTCCCAGCCCTACGTGCGGGGCGATGGCCCGGTGGTGGAATTGCCCCTGACGCTCGTGCCCGGCCTGCGCCTGCCCTTCATCGGCACCTTCGTCACCACGCTGCCCTGGGCCGCCGTCCACGCCGCCTACCGCGCCTGCCGCGGCACGCCCTTCTTCAACCTGGAGCTGCACGCGGTGGACGTGCTCGACGCGGACGACGGCATCCCCGCCGCGCTCGTGCGTCAGCAGCGTGACCTGCGCGTGCCCGTGGCCACCAAGCTCGAGCGGCTGCGCGCGCTCTTCAGCTGGCTCCGGCGGGACTTCGACGTGGTGACCCTGCGCGACGCGGCGTCCCGGCTCCCCATCCCCCCGTAG
- a CDS encoding protoporphyrinogen/coproporphyrinogen oxidase, translating into MEPIVILGAGLAGLSAAHFLQQPWVLLEKTERVGGLIKTEVLEGCFFDATGHWLHLRDPEIKELVNTRWLPDQLVTIQRRAAVFSRGVFTRFPYQVNTHGLPPEVVAENLVGYVEAVYGEKGRALREREPRDFAEFILRYMGEGFAKNFMFPYNKKLWTVDPSEMSAAWVGRFVPRPTLKEVVDGALGVGSDALGYNASFLYPREGGIESLARAMRAHLRGGELQVGVEPLAIDWKARAVSLSDGRTLRYAQLLSSIPLPGLVRLLAQGASGVPDEVRAAAGRLRATTVTYVCVAARGPNRQPWHWIYLPEPEFHSYRIGSPSAVYAPLAPPDTATFCVEFSHHGELTRERAEALAVEDLVRANMVHAAEDVRFARAREIPHAYVLYDEAYGAAKAEILRFLEHAGLQTAGRYGQWEYSSMEDAILAGRACARRLNA; encoded by the coding sequence ATGGAACCCATCGTCATCCTCGGAGCGGGCCTCGCCGGACTGTCCGCCGCGCACTTCCTGCAACAGCCCTGGGTGCTCCTGGAGAAGACCGAGCGGGTCGGGGGCCTCATCAAGACCGAGGTGCTCGAGGGATGCTTCTTCGATGCCACCGGGCACTGGCTGCACCTGAGGGATCCGGAGATCAAGGAGCTGGTGAATACGCGCTGGCTGCCGGATCAGCTCGTCACCATCCAGCGCCGGGCGGCCGTGTTCTCGCGGGGGGTCTTCACCCGTTTTCCCTACCAGGTGAACACGCACGGGTTGCCGCCCGAGGTGGTGGCGGAGAACCTGGTGGGCTACGTGGAGGCCGTCTACGGGGAGAAGGGCCGGGCGCTGCGCGAGCGCGAGCCGCGCGACTTCGCCGAGTTCATCCTGCGCTACATGGGGGAGGGGTTCGCCAAGAACTTCATGTTCCCCTACAACAAGAAGCTGTGGACGGTGGACCCCTCGGAGATGTCCGCCGCCTGGGTGGGCCGTTTCGTGCCCCGGCCCACGCTCAAGGAGGTGGTGGACGGGGCCCTGGGCGTGGGCAGCGATGCCCTGGGCTACAACGCCTCCTTCCTCTACCCGCGCGAGGGCGGCATCGAGAGCCTCGCGCGCGCCATGCGCGCGCACCTGCGCGGGGGCGAGTTGCAGGTGGGCGTGGAGCCGCTCGCCATCGACTGGAAGGCCCGCGCGGTCTCCCTGTCCGACGGGCGCACGCTGCGCTATGCCCAGCTCCTCTCCTCCATTCCCCTGCCGGGCCTGGTGCGGCTGCTGGCCCAGGGCGCCTCGGGCGTGCCCGACGAGGTGCGCGCCGCGGCCGGCCGGCTGCGCGCCACCACCGTCACCTACGTATGCGTGGCGGCGCGGGGCCCCAACCGCCAGCCCTGGCATTGGATCTACCTGCCCGAGCCCGAGTTCCACTCGTACCGCATCGGCTCGCCCTCGGCCGTCTACGCCCCCCTGGCGCCGCCGGACACCGCCACCTTCTGCGTGGAGTTCAGCCACCACGGCGAGCTCACGCGCGAGCGCGCCGAGGCCCTGGCGGTGGAGGACCTGGTGCGCGCGAACATGGTGCACGCGGCCGAGGACGTGCGCTTCGCCCGGGCCCGGGAAATCCCCCACGCCTATGTCCTCTATGACGAGGCCTACGGCGCGGCCAAGGCGGAGATCCTCCGCTTCCTGGAGCACGCCGGCCTCCAGACCGCCGGGCGCTATGGACAGTGGGAGTACTCGTCCATGGAGGACGCCATCCTCGCGGGTCGGGCCTGCGCGCGCCGCCTCAACGCTTGA
- a CDS encoding DUF4142 domain-containing protein translates to MMMRRMLCGVGLLAALGMGGGCAHSEARQARSQGEKVGEAFAEKARFADQLAIFNQKQIALGQLALERSGNPEVRRFAQVLIRDHQNSLSDLQTLAESKAFSLAMVDLSTQETATGGAGLEGAIQGVEKGDKSYDKKTDKQVRKFLERRDELASLEGRQFDKEFLEQIEDDQEAGRDLVNEGLDRYRDDTSLALLLSRTGPVLRSHESQINTLQGFLDR, encoded by the coding sequence ATGATGATGCGGCGAATGCTGTGCGGAGTGGGGTTGCTGGCGGCACTGGGGATGGGAGGGGGTTGTGCGCACAGTGAGGCCCGGCAGGCGCGCAGCCAGGGAGAGAAGGTCGGTGAGGCCTTCGCCGAGAAGGCGCGCTTCGCGGACCAGCTGGCCATCTTCAACCAGAAGCAGATCGCCCTGGGTCAGCTCGCCCTGGAGCGCTCGGGCAACCCCGAGGTGCGGCGCTTCGCCCAGGTGCTCATCCGCGACCACCAGAACAGCCTGAGCGACCTGCAGACGCTGGCCGAGTCCAAGGCGTTCTCGCTCGCCATGGTGGACCTGTCCACCCAGGAGACGGCCACGGGCGGCGCGGGTCTGGAGGGCGCCATCCAGGGCGTCGAGAAGGGCGACAAGTCCTACGACAAGAAGACGGACAAGCAGGTGCGCAAGTTCCTCGAGCGCCGCGACGAGCTGGCGAGCCTGGAGGGCCGCCAGTTCGACAAGGAGTTCCTCGAGCAGATCGAGGACGACCAGGAGGCGGGGCGTGACCTGGTGAACGAGGGCCTGGACCGCTACCGCGACGACACGTCGCTCGCCCTGCTGCTCAGCCGCACCGGCCCCGTGCTGCGCAGCCACGAGTCGCAGATCAACACCCTGCAGGGCTTCCTCGACCGTTAG
- a CDS encoding serine/threonine-protein kinase, producing MRDEEPPRARGDSGTPLTDEDPTVVRAPPEALLRTVHAAPAAGTSRAPSPAPPPRVRPGQELAGRYTVLHALGRGAMGEVVSAYDARLDRRVALKLLRREVDAHHSLEDLTTRMMREAQAMARLSHPNVVAVYDVGTLPDGDLFIAMEMVEGQTLRRWRDEAPRTWREVLRVYVAAGHGLAAAHEAGLVHRDFKPENVLVGRDGRARVTDFGLARAESPSSQESFRELNLPAGALDSPLTLAGTLLGTPRYMAPELLRAGDADARSDMFAFCVALREALHGEHPFAGATPVESLANQREGRVRPPPSGSDVPAWVERALQRGLHPDPTQRPATLRELVDALERDPETRRRMRKRGLLGAALLGSLVALALSTAFSGPRRDTACAHQERRLDGTWDKAVRARVERAFLGTRLPYAPDTFTTVAALLDTYAGTWARLSTDACHVTRAAPGDVPEWAARGASCLERRRVQLATLTEVFARGPDAAGLAKAVQAVQSLPPLGDCADPRALASMVPLPEEPAARARVEALQTRMARLEALWLAGSYPEALAAATPWLAEVERVDYPPLRAQALHQLALLEESTGNYARAEELARQAIPLAARGRDLALVAKAWTLLVRQVGWRQARYPEAVGMMLALESAVECADDDATRAEALSTEAIVYQGLGRYEDARRLHARALELRREVLGPEHPLVAASLNNLGSVLSAMGKFEEARDDFERALALRRKTQGPSHPLVALSYSNLGSTLLELGRYDEAREMHEHALAIRKKVLGTEHPDVASSLNNLGLALRASGRAPEALALQEQALAIRKKALGPEHPDVANCHTSLGVSLRDLGRLAEARAHFELSLSLQEKALGPEHPDLADPLDELGTLLREMGQPAEARAHHRRALALEEKAFGPEHPLVATTLQGLGDAERDLGHGDKALTAYARALAVRRKALGPEHPLVAQSLEAQGRLLVALRRWKEAVPLLDQALRLTPEPRRADVRSLLAQARAALPPGEAGRTLVAEPVP from the coding sequence ATGCGGGACGAAGAGCCGCCGCGCGCGCGCGGAGACTCGGGCACACCCCTGACGGATGAAGATCCCACGGTCGTCCGGGCGCCCCCCGAGGCGCTGCTGAGGACCGTGCATGCCGCCCCCGCCGCGGGCACGAGTCGCGCGCCCTCCCCCGCCCCACCGCCCCGCGTGCGCCCGGGCCAGGAGCTGGCGGGCCGCTACACGGTGCTGCACGCGCTCGGCCGGGGCGCCATGGGCGAGGTGGTGTCCGCCTACGACGCGCGCCTGGACCGGCGCGTGGCCCTCAAGCTGCTGCGGCGCGAGGTGGACGCCCACCACTCGTTGGAGGACCTGACCACGCGCATGATGCGCGAGGCGCAGGCCATGGCGCGCCTGTCCCATCCCAACGTGGTGGCCGTCTACGACGTCGGCACGCTGCCGGATGGGGACCTCTTCATCGCCATGGAGATGGTGGAGGGGCAGACGCTGCGCCGCTGGCGCGACGAGGCCCCGCGGACCTGGCGCGAGGTGCTGCGGGTGTACGTGGCCGCGGGGCACGGGCTGGCCGCCGCGCACGAGGCGGGGCTCGTCCACCGGGACTTCAAGCCGGAGAACGTCCTGGTGGGCCGGGACGGACGCGCGCGGGTGACGGACTTCGGGCTCGCGCGCGCCGAGTCCCCGTCCTCGCAGGAGTCCTTCCGGGAGCTGAACCTGCCCGCGGGGGCCCTGGACAGTCCCCTCACCCTGGCGGGCACGCTGCTGGGCACGCCGCGCTACATGGCGCCCGAATTGCTGCGGGCGGGAGACGCCGACGCGCGCAGCGACATGTTCGCCTTCTGCGTGGCGCTGCGCGAGGCGCTCCACGGCGAGCACCCCTTCGCGGGCGCCACCCCCGTCGAGTCCCTGGCCAACCAGCGCGAGGGCCGGGTACGGCCGCCGCCCTCGGGCTCGGACGTGCCCGCGTGGGTGGAGCGCGCGCTGCAACGGGGCCTGCACCCCGACCCCACCCAGCGCCCCGCCACGCTGCGCGAATTGGTGGACGCGCTGGAGCGAGACCCCGAGACCCGGCGCCGGATGCGCAAGCGCGGCCTGCTCGGGGCGGCGCTGCTGGGCTCGCTCGTGGCGCTGGCGCTCTCCACGGCCTTCTCCGGACCGCGGCGGGACACGGCGTGCGCCCACCAGGAGCGGCGCCTGGACGGCACCTGGGACAAGGCGGTGCGCGCGCGCGTGGAGCGGGCCTTCCTCGGCACCCGCCTGCCCTATGCCCCGGACACCTTCACCACCGTGGCCGCGCTGCTCGACACCTACGCGGGCACCTGGGCGCGGCTGAGCACCGACGCGTGCCACGTCACGCGGGCGGCCCCCGGCGACGTCCCGGAGTGGGCGGCGCGCGGCGCGTCCTGCCTCGAGCGGCGGCGCGTCCAGCTCGCCACCCTCACGGAGGTCTTCGCCCGGGGTCCGGACGCCGCGGGCCTGGCCAAGGCCGTGCAGGCCGTCCAGTCCCTGCCACCCCTCGGGGACTGCGCGGATCCCCGGGCCCTGGCCTCGATGGTGCCCCTGCCCGAGGAGCCCGCGGCGCGCGCCCGGGTGGAGGCGCTCCAGACGCGCATGGCGCGGCTCGAGGCGCTCTGGCTCGCGGGCAGCTACCCGGAGGCGCTCGCGGCGGCCACGCCATGGCTCGCCGAGGTGGAGCGCGTGGACTACCCGCCCCTGCGGGCGCAGGCGCTCCACCAGCTCGCGCTCCTCGAGGAGTCCACCGGGAACTACGCCCGGGCGGAGGAGCTGGCACGGCAGGCCATTCCCCTCGCCGCGCGCGGTCGGGACCTGGCGCTGGTGGCCAAGGCCTGGACACTGCTCGTGCGGCAGGTGGGCTGGCGGCAGGCGCGCTACCCCGAGGCGGTCGGCATGATGCTGGCGCTGGAGTCCGCGGTGGAGTGCGCGGACGACGACGCGACGCGCGCCGAGGCCCTGTCCACCGAGGCCATCGTCTACCAGGGCCTGGGCCGCTACGAGGACGCCCGGCGGCTGCACGCGCGCGCCCTCGAGCTGCGGCGCGAGGTGCTCGGCCCGGAGCACCCCCTGGTGGCCGCCTCGCTCAACAACCTGGGCAGCGTGCTCTCGGCCATGGGCAAGTTCGAGGAGGCCCGGGACGACTTCGAGCGCGCCCTGGCCCTGCGGCGCAAGACCCAGGGCCCCTCGCACCCCCTGGTGGCGCTCTCCTACAGCAACCTGGGCTCCACCCTGCTGGAGCTCGGCCGCTACGACGAGGCGCGCGAGATGCACGAGCACGCCCTGGCCATCCGCAAGAAGGTGCTCGGCACGGAGCACCCGGACGTGGCCAGCTCGCTCAACAACCTGGGCCTGGCCTTGCGCGCGTCGGGACGGGCTCCGGAGGCGCTCGCCCTGCAGGAGCAGGCGCTGGCCATCCGGAAGAAGGCCCTGGGCCCCGAGCACCCCGACGTGGCCAACTGCCACACCAGCCTGGGCGTCTCCCTGCGGGACCTGGGCCGGCTCGCCGAGGCGCGCGCGCACTTCGAGCTGTCGCTCTCGCTGCAGGAGAAGGCGCTGGGGCCCGAGCACCCGGACCTCGCCGACCCCCTGGACGAGCTGGGCACGCTGCTGCGGGAGATGGGCCAGCCCGCCGAGGCGCGGGCGCACCACCGGCGCGCGCTGGCGCTCGAGGAGAAGGCCTTCGGGCCGGAGCACCCGCTCGTGGCGACCACGCTGCAGGGCCTGGGCGACGCGGAGCGGGACCTGGGGCACGGGGACAAGGCCCTGACCGCCTACGCGCGCGCCCTGGCCGTAAGGAGGAAGGCGCTCGGCCCCGAGCATCCGCTGGTGGCCCAGAGCCTCGAGGCCCAGGGGCGGCTCCTGGTGGCGCTGCGGCGGTGGAAGGAGGCCGTGCCCTTGCTGGACCAGGCCCTGCGGCTGACGCCCGAGCCCCGCCGCGCCGACGTGAGGAGCCTGCTCGCCCAGGCCCGCGCGGCGCTGCCCCCGGGCGAGGCCGGGCGCACGCTGGTGGCCGAGCCCGTGCCCTGA
- a CDS encoding DUF4136 domain-containing protein, translated as MSFASRLLGASLVLGLASCSTIQTRTNFDPSAVQRIDAFHTYAWLPMKDKTDPTLYNPIVQERVHRSVDRELQARGFQRVAPDASPDFKVGWHGAIEHKVAVDTIDNYYGYLWDPWFDPFFGPVAYGGAGGFDTQVREYREGTLILDMVDAQSNKLVWRGTAETELAERSDAAQSQKLIDRAVDKMLKDFPPEPK; from the coding sequence ATGTCCTTCGCATCCCGTCTGCTCGGCGCCAGTCTGGTCCTGGGGCTCGCCTCCTGCTCGACCATCCAGACCCGGACGAATTTCGACCCCTCGGCCGTCCAACGCATCGACGCCTTCCACACCTACGCCTGGCTGCCCATGAAGGACAAGACGGACCCCACCCTCTACAACCCCATCGTGCAGGAGCGCGTGCACCGCTCGGTGGACCGGGAACTCCAGGCCCGGGGCTTCCAGCGCGTGGCGCCGGACGCGTCCCCGGACTTCAAGGTGGGCTGGCACGGCGCCATCGAGCACAAGGTGGCCGTGGACACCATCGACAACTACTACGGCTACCTGTGGGATCCCTGGTTCGACCCGTTCTTCGGCCCGGTGGCCTACGGCGGCGCGGGCGGCTTCGACACCCAGGTGCGCGAGTACCGCGAGGGCACGCTCATCCTCGACATGGTGGATGCCCAATCCAACAAGCTCGTCTGGCGCGGCACCGCCGAGACGGAGCTGGCCGAGCGCAGCGACGCGGCCCAGAGCCAGAAGCTCATCGACCGCGCCGTGGACAAGATGCTCAAGGACTTCCCGCCCGAGCCCAAGTAG